The sequence below is a genomic window from Methanofollis sp..
CGGTCGGCGTTACCGTCGGCGTCGGGGTCACGTCCCCGGTGCCGGTACAGCCGCATGCAAATGCAGCAACGATCATGACTGCTGCAAAAAGCACAAAGATGCTCTTTTTCATGGTAATTTTACTATCTGGACCCCCCGCATTATATACATTGCCATATTCGAGGGCGGGAACTGAGATCTGTTTAACTGCTCCCGTAGAGGGGCGATTCCAGGAAATACGAAGGTTTTATCATATAAGGGGCTCTACTGAGAGCATCCTGATCCCACAGAGGAGAACCATGGAAAAGATCAGCAAAAATGCAGAAAATATCCTGTATGCCCTTGCCGGGAGCAAAATGCGCCAGTATTCCGGCAAAGAACTCTCCCAGATGACCGGCCTTGCGCCGGCCGAGGTGAGCATGGCGGTGCGGGAACTCCAGAGAGAGGGCGTGATCGAGGTCCATCTCCGCGCATCGTCAGACCCCTATACATTCACCTCGATCGCCATCACCCCGAAGGGAAGGGTGGCGGTCCAGGAGAGGAATCCGAAGACCCCGAACTGCGACACCTGAAAAAACCCCTCTTTTTAGTCCCTCACCATGACGACCGCACCATAGACATACGCCTCCCCGACCTGCAGGTTCTTCTGTTCGGACTCTCGGGGCAGTTCTGCCTGCACCCGGACCGGGGCGTCATAGACGGAGAAGAAGACGGTCTTGTACGGGATGCCTGCCTTTCGTACCTCGTTTGCCGACGAAGGGACAAAGCCGGATTTTTCTGCGGTGTTATAGGCAAAGAATGTGGCAAGGACGTCGACGCCGTCCCGTGCGATCGCCGCACCCGCCGGGTCTGTGGCGAGTTTGAGAGTGACGCCAGAGCCGTCGCTCCTCTCCACGGCAGAAAGATCGATCTTCATTTCAGAGAGGCGGGGGTCGACGACGAGCACCGGGCTTTCCACCGGCGGGAGGGTCGGCGTCGCCGTCACGACCGTCGTCGGCGCCGGGGTCTGCCTGTCGGCCGGCACGGTGGCGCACCCGGCCGCGAGGGAGACGGCAAGAAAGCAGAGGGCAAGGAGGATGGATAACTTCGTGTCCATGGACGAGAATCGGCCGGGCGCAATATAAGCGTTCTCCCGTGGGCCACGACCCGAATGGTAATATAGCGAGGTGATGACTATACTGTGTTGTTTGTTATGGCCGACGAAGCATACCGGAAAGCGAAAGTCGGGGACCAGGAGGTGCCCTACGACCCCGAGCAGCTGCGGAAGATCCAGGAGCACCCCTGTTACTCGGACACCGCCTGCCACACCTTCGGGCGCTGCCACCTGCCGGTCGCACCGCAGTGCAATATCCAGTGCAACTACTGCGTGCGTGACTTCGACTGCGTGAACGAGAGCAGGCCCGGCGTGACCTCCCGCGTGGTGAAGCCAGAGGAGGCAGTGGACCTGGTCACAAAGGTGATGGGGGAGTTTCCGTACGTGAAGGTGATCGGGATCGCGGGGCCAGGCGAACCCCTCGCAAACGAGGAGACCTTCGAGACTCTCCGCCTTATCCACGAGGCCTTCCCCCACCTGATCATGTGCATCTCCACAAACGGCCTCCTCCTCCCCGAGAAGATCGACAAGCTTGCGAAGTATGATGTCGGCAACGTGACCGTCACCCTCAATGCCGTCGACCCCGCGATCGGCGAGAAGATCTACTCCTTCGTCGACTACCACGGCACGCGCTACACCGGCCGCGAGGCGGCCGAGGTCCTCCTGAAAAACCAGCTCGAAGGGATCAGGATGGCCGTGGAGAGGAAGATGTTCGTGAAGGTGAACACGGTCTATATACCAGGGGTCAACGACGAGCACATCGTCGAGATCGCACAGAAGGCCGGGGAGATGGGCGCGTTCTCCTTCAACCTGATCCCCCTGATCCCGCAGTACAAGTTCGCCGGGATCACCCCGCCGACGCCGGCGGAGAAGAAGGCGATGCAGGACTCCTGCGCCCCCTATATCAAACAGATGCGCCACTGCGCCCGCTGCCGTTCGGACGCGATCGGGAAGCTCGGCAAGGACGTGCAGTCCCGCATCTACTCGGGCTGTTCATGCGAACAGAATGAATAAACCTCTTTTTTTCGGATGACAGAGATCTGCAGGATCGCTCTGGGCAGGGACGAGCCCTTCGACCTCGACGCCACCCTGGGCTGCGGTCAGGCCTTCAGGTGGGAGAAGACCGAGGACGGGTGGTGGCACGGTGTCGCGGGCGGCCGTGGGATCCGGATCAGGCAGGACGGATCTCTGCTCTCCTTCCGCGGCGCGGACGAGAGTTTTGTCAGGCGGTACCTTGCCCTGGACCTCGACCTCCCCGGCATCCTCGCCTCGGTCGACCGCGACCCCGTGGTCCACGCGGCCATCGACCGTTGCCTGGGCCTGCGCCTCCTGCGGCAGGAGCCCTTCGAGACCCTGATCTCGTACATCTGCGCCACGAA
It includes:
- the nifB gene encoding nitrogenase cofactor biosynthesis protein NifB, which gives rise to MADEAYRKAKVGDQEVPYDPEQLRKIQEHPCYSDTACHTFGRCHLPVAPQCNIQCNYCVRDFDCVNESRPGVTSRVVKPEEAVDLVTKVMGEFPYVKVIGIAGPGEPLANEETFETLRLIHEAFPHLIMCISTNGLLLPEKIDKLAKYDVGNVTVTLNAVDPAIGEKIYSFVDYHGTRYTGREAAEVLLKNQLEGIRMAVERKMFVKVNTVYIPGVNDEHIVEIAQKAGEMGAFSFNLIPLIPQYKFAGITPPTPAEKKAMQDSCAPYIKQMRHCARCRSDAIGKLGKDVQSRIYSGCSCEQNE